The DNA window AGGTGCTAGAAGGCATTATACCTTTATAAAGCTGCATGCTTCTAGAAACTGCCGAAATTCCAACCTACTTTGCCGATACTCCTCTTGAGCCTTTGCTCTTTCCTGAACAGCACAAAAGACAGCAGAGATGTGAAAACTAAGAATACTTCAGGTCATATGTCACGTCTACGACAGCAAATAAGGACACAAAACAAGTGTCCACCTTTTTATGAAGATCAACCAAGTAGTTTCTAAAGATATCCTCACGTTCAGCATCCTTCTCAACAGCCTTGAACCgtttatcatcctcaaacattGTCACTGCTTTGCTGGTGAATGCACAAGATGTTTAATTAGAAAATCTTAGCCTGGTATTTAATTAAAAAGAGAGTTGGCAACCAACCTCCATCGTGTGGATGATGTGAGTTCTTCTGATTCCTAACAGGAAAACATTACAATCAGCTTTCATTCAAGGCATATAGCAAAAGAAgaatcaaaacaaaatatttaatcgtcAGCAGCATAACCAAAAGTAAAAAACTAAAGCAAAGTAGCAGTACAAAACAAAAACACTGTCCACAGCACATATATGAGGCACAGAAAAAAAATGGCGGTAGAAGTAAAACAAAACAAAGTAAGAGATACATGGAGAGAGAAGACTTGGTATTGAAAGAAGCCTGATGCTTACTTCCAGCATCTTCATGAACTCCTCCTTTGCTTTTCTCTGCCTGAGACGCCTCTCTTCAGCTTCCACCTTTTTCCTTTGCATCAAGTACTGTGACGTAAATAAGAAGGATAAAAGAACAAGTCAAAGCAATTGTTACTCAGATAAGATGAAAAGTAATATCTGAaaaaaatatgtgtgtgtgtgtgtgtgtgtgtgtgtatatacatGACACTAAATTAACCAAATACTGTAGAAAATAATCACCTCATTAAATGCTTGTTTGCGTTCACCAAGAGTTTTCAAAGCACTATACCGTTTGTCGTTGATTATTACTCGCATAGCCTGATGTGACATGACTCATCATCATTCAGCATTTCAAagacaaaaaataaaagatcGGATGAATACACACCTGGTCCCAATTCCAATCAGCCTCGACATTTGCAGACTCTAAGAGTGATTTAAATGCATTCTTCGCCTCCTGAACAAAAGTAATGAGATTAATACATTCTTCCCTTACATTAAAACAAGAAACAAAGCATCTCAAAGTTTGCACCTGCTTGTTAGCATATATTAAAGGTTCCTCATCTTCTGTTTTCTCTTCCACTGATGTGACATTTATCTTTCCTGCAACAGCCATCCCTCGCTTTGCCtcctgaaataactgaaattccatcacttcaaaataaatttgtgatCGTTTGCATCCCATCCAACAAAAAGTCTCTTAATGTCCTTTTTTTAACTAAAGACAGTTTCAGAAAGTTTTAATGAGTAGAATAAAATCACAAGAAACAAAGCTTCGGTCACCATACAAGTGTTTCAGCTGAATAAAATGATAAACCAAAGAAATGTTTGAGATGAATGAAATAGCATACGCAAAGTAAAGTTTGAAGACATATTTGAGCTGAAAAGTAAGGTCAACGGTCAAAAATTTCGGACATGGCCAATACTGGATGAACTGCTGAATTGTAAAATGAACACTTGACAAGCTAGCATACCTCAATATCCTGGACAGAAGCTCCATCTAATGAACTAGAGATAACATGGGATGATGGATTCTCCGTGCTCGCACTAAATCATTTTCATGGAGgaattaatcaaacaataaATATAACACAATTAAAAGTAAACAATTGAAGAGTTCCATACGTTGGTGTTGAATTGGCATTTGACAATATAATTGGAACGCCAGAACTTCCAGGAACTTCAGAAGGGGATATATTAACATTATCTCCCATTGACATCCCAATCGCACTTGTGGGAGAAGTTTTTATGGCAGGAATACCTAGTGGTTCAGTAATTAAGGGAGATGACGTATTAGCATCTGAGCCAATGGGTGCAGCAACAACTGGAGTAGGTGCAGCAACAACTGGAGCAGGTGGCGTAGTGGAATCGGACAAATTGACTGCAGCAGAAGGTTGTTCAGTATTCAGTTCTGAATGAGCTCTTTGGGCCACAGTCATTTCAGCCTGTTCACGAGCCAACTGGAAGCAGAAGCGCAAGAGTTAGTGCAAGGAAAGGAAAGGAAAAATACTCCTAAATGAGATTTCTCTTCCAACAAACCTTCAACTCATCAGGAATGGTCCATTTAGATTGCTTTGTTTCCTTGTTGTAATAATACCTGAGGAAGTCTAATTGGGTCAACATTCTATATCAATATATTATGACATACGGATTAAATAATATCTCAGGGACGTTCCAGAGGATACATTTAACAAATTATAAAGGATTCCAAGCAAACTCACTTTCGACCCTCGGGAGTAGTGAATTCTTTCCAGACAGTTAATGAATCAGCTCTCTGTTCAAAGCACAAGTTCTCTGTTAGATGAGTTAATTACAACTTTTCAAAGCAGAAAAGCACAAATATGTTCTACGATCATGTCAAATTTATACAAAGAAAATGTTAGAACCCCAATGTAATAAAAAATGCTAGAATGTAAGTACTGAATGTATCATTAAATAttggaaggaaaaaaaaactagATTAGCCATTACAAAAAAATTGATAAGGCGATAAAGTTAGAATGCAGTACACAAGGCTGTCCAAGAGCTCATAAGAACAAAAAGATGCTCCCATATGTCAGGTAGACAGCAAAAATGAGCCATACTAGATAAACGAGACAACAATCATACAAAGTACAAGTGTAAGCAAAATTTCAGTAGCCTCTTCAACTGGCTTATGCCtaattgataaaaaaatgtTACCAATTGGAATTAATGTTTAATAAGTGACAAATATATACTCTCTCCCCTCCACATCCCTATTCTCTGATAaataatatgaaattttttatctttctttcatagaaaaatgttagttgtCTATGGCAATCCAGAACTTAAGTGGCAAAATCAGCTTAGCAAGTCTGATCGACACACACAATCCCATTACCgttgtgattttgaaataaAGTGTCCTAGAagtttattcaatttttttggATCAAGTTGCTTTCCTAGTTTAACATGCTTATGAGAGCATAGGAACAGGGGTAATCCTGTCGAAGAACTTATAGATACTTAGAACTCAGTCGTACATATGTCAGTCTCCATACACTCAAGAATTTCTGCTAATTTTCTTCTCAACTTCTGCCAAACCAAGCCTTGTTTTCTGCATTCTTTACCAGCCTACTGCCTGAGGCAGATTCTCTCTCATTCCTGTCAAGTGGTAGCCAGATTACATAGCCTGGTAATCTCATCCAAGAACctttctaaataattattttagcaGTGTGTTCACAGAAAACCATAAAAAGTATCAAATTTGATGGGTAgatccaaataaaaaaaatgaaaaccgGACGAAAAACAGGATTGTAACTAAATTATTTACAATGAAACTGCAAGCAGTCGAAGCAGGTGAATATTCAGTATCATTACTTCCATCCAGATGTCATGTACCATTTCATACTGGCAACAATGAGATTAAGAATCTGTGCCTGTAGAACTCTTAGAGAACCACCAAAATGAAAGGAGAGAGACCAAATACCAATAAACTAGTACAAATTTTTCATGAAACAGCAAGGTAAAtaaaacaccatacatatattccACACTCAAACCTTTTATGAAACATCAAGTAAATACGGAGTTAACTAATGAATTTGTATAAATTGCATGTCAAACCAGACATAAATTAGGAAAGTGAAAAGTACCCATAACTCAGGTGAAATACGGCTAAAATATTCGCTAACCGAAAAAGACCCACATGAGAACAAACAACTTAATTAAACATATGCTTACAATCCCCAGCCCCACACAAATTGATGTACTAAAGCGAGACAACAACATTTAGtgattatttcataaaaatttaaatcccACATTACATGTGAAATGTAAATAGCAAATTGGCCTGCCTCGAGAAAGTGAAAGCTCCTTCAAATTGAGGATAAAGAGCAGTCGCTAAGTTGTTATATTCTCCTGACTTGCCATGACATCTAGAAACCAGTGGAAGGACATGCAAAGAAAATGAGAATATGCATAAAACAGAGTCGACAGTTTTTTAATAACCGCAGAATAGGATAGTATTGCACATTTTAAGAGCGGTATAAAATATATGCCTCAAAAGAAACAAGTGATCCTCAACACTTGAGAATATCATGTCAAGAAAATAACACACCTCCAGAGGAGACATCAACTCAAGAGGCTTCTCCCAGCAGGACTGCTTGGTGATCTTGTTGTAGTAATATCTGAGAAGAAAAAGAATTGTTATAAAATTTGTGACCACACAATTGGGGTTTAGAATTACAGAAAACACAACAATGTCATAGGGTTGAAAATAACAAATGACACTAAGGAAAAAAAATCCAACTCTCAGTGTACAAGTATAACTTCATTAACCAGTAGTTTAATTTTATCTTCCACTGACAAAAGGAAGTAGATCAAGCCATATCTGCCTTCAAAATTCCAGTTGGCGTAGCAATATAAATTAACAGGCGAATAATAAGATTgcaaaatcaaatcaattctatAATTTACCTTCGACCATCAGCAGCTTCGTATTCTTGCCAATCAGAACCAATCTGCTGAGAAGAACTGGACCCACTAATAGCCTGCAGTCAAGGCGAGTAGAGAATTAACAAAGGAAATGCAAAATGACTATGACATAGAATGGAGAAGTAATGCCAACTGCATTTTGAAATCTAAACATCAACAAATATCATGAACATAACCCTTAGCAGATTTTGACAAGAATGTATGACAATCCAGAGTCAGCAATTtcaagtaaaaataaaaatatacatgAATTCTTGCGCaaaaacaaatataaatattaatacaATAAAACTATCCATTTCctaaaaaattcaaatgaaaCATCATACAGAAGGACAAGTCAACGATAAGATCCGCCCTGAGAATATTTAGTCTCCAGATTTCTCTGTCCAAGAGCAACAATGACCACAGACACAATCACACAAACTTCAGGTAAAATGAAACAtggaaagaaataaaaaaaaagaacaacATTCATGCTGCGAGTAGCTCTTGAGTAAGCTTCTTCACATGCTCGATAGAGTTCCCCAGAGTTTGCAGCCATTACACCAAAGTGAACATCTAATAATGCAAATCATTCTCATAAACTGGTATATTTCAAGAATTCTGGAGCCACTGACAACATTTCcaggttttttttataaaatctaACATTAGCAGTGTCAACAATGGCATCAACTTTTCAACTGCAGTAATCTTGTAGCAGGTACTTCCAATCTTGTTCTCTCTTCTTCCTAGAACACGACTTCAATAATCAATGATCCAGTAGAGCTAAATCAAATTGTCCGCATTATGTTATTCTACAAGTATCAAATGCAAGGTAAACTTTTGTCTAGCCACACTTGTTTATGATTTTTCTGCATAACGCAGGAAATTGAATACATAAGCAGCTATTAATCCTCTTCCAAGATATCTGATACAGGTAAAAGTTGCAACTGTCCAATGCCTTGACTCCAGTAAAACATTCAAACAAGACATTGAACTAAAATATTCTTCCGGTCAATAAAATTGCATAAACAAAAAACTAGGGCATTTAGTTGGTAAAACGAAAATTGGATGGTCACTTTTCAGAAGCGTGCTAGCTATTGAATGATTCATCAACCGTGTTTTAAAATCAAATCCATTAAGCAGACTACCAGACTACAGACATTTTTACCTGTGTAAGGTTCATGTTGAAGTAGCCAAATCAATAAAAAGAAGCGCGGGAAAAAGtagtataataattaaaatagtctcatgCACACGAGAAGTGATAAGTGAAAGAGAAATGAATGAAAAACTTGAGCAGCACATTCTTCTAAAAATTAAGTACAACAATAAAATTCGATTTAATGTTTCAGAATCCACTGACCTTATTATTAATGAAAAAAAGTATCTGCACTACAAGAAGTTAAATGTGAAAGAGAAACAAGAAAAGAGCAACTACCGTGATTGGGGCACCAATAGCCGAGGCTTGCTGGCTACCTTGCTGCAACGGTACAACAAGAGGCGTGTTCTGACTTGAGTGCAACCATGGTTGTCCAGCAGAAGAACCAACAGGTGCGGTGATTTGGGATGAAGGTTGGAACTGGGGCGGCGCGTTAATGATGTTTTGTGACAAGCCAAAAGAAGATGGTGCAAACTGAAAGGGAGGAAAGGACGATAAAATTTGTTGTTCTTGAAAGCATGAGCGGAAGAATTATCTGCCAATTTTCTTACAGTGTAGGATGATGAAAATGAGATTCCATGGCTGTGAGCAGTAGCCTGAGGCTGTGGCATGCCTGATGTGATAGGCATATTTGTTTGACCATATGAAGATGGCGTCGCAAGTCCATGCTGACCGCTCCGTGGCAGAAACTGTTGGGTTGGTTGAGAATAAGGAGGCAGATGATTTTGACCATGAGGGGCCCCAAGATTTTGTTCTTGTCCTACAGGATGAAATTGCTGAGTAGCTGATGCAGGAATAAATGGCGGTAGTTGTGGTGCCGGTGCAGCTGGACGGAACTGTAGCAAGAAAAATGTATGTCTGTGATGCACTTTGTGGGAGTTTATCATTCCCAGAAAACGATGACGCGAGaaaatatcaatcaatttacGTACTTGCATAGCATAGGGAGAAGCAAAACCCGGAGAGTTCATGGATCCAGATGCCGGAGGTGGCCAGAGTGACTTACGAAAACAAATGCATCAAAAGATATTAGAacctcaaattttaatttaaatattaaattctgctataaaagaaagaagaaaaccaactaaaaaaaaatcaaattcgtAATCTAACCGAGAGTACACACTAGGCACTACAATATTGATGCCAGACTGTATTGTCAATTTTCAGATACCTCAATCAACATGGAAGAATTGTAACACCAATTATATTCTTGGTTACTCAAATTCCAAATTGTTTCCCTCAATATTATTAGTCCTCGTATGAATCAGATACCAAAGTCAATAATTCACCGTTGTACCAAGCTGCCATATCTGACCAAGATTACATTTCCCCATTTCTTCTACGTAAAATCCATGAGAAATTCCTCAAAGACCAAAAAACAGGGTCATATAGTCCAATATCGGATGCACATGTTAAAAAGAAACTCTACCTGAGAACCAGATGATGGAGGGTTACTTGCCATGCCTGTAACAAGAACCAAGAAGGGCCCACAAAACCTGCAAAAGTTAACACTTATTCAGCCTCGTAACCATCCAATAGAAAAATAGGGGAAAACAAATAAAGAACTCCACAACACATGAAACTATTCATAATCATAGCCTCAAAGGGTTGCGATTCGAACTATCATCAAAGCAATcagaaaattaattattaaatttaaataaattttaaatagtcCACTGATGTAGAAAAACCATGGGGGTGCATACGATGAGATAGAGACACTAGAAGCTGATACGAAAGAATGACAAATTGGAAAATTTCAATGTCCAACAGGACAAGCGAGCAGCTTGCTTCGGAAATTACCAGCGATATACCAGAGAAAGGAATCACCGCAAAGATCGCTAGAATTTCAATAAAAATGGGCTGTTGTGTAAAAATATCGTAAACCCTAGAGGGTCGATTTCGCTCTCGGAAACGCTGACTGATTATCGTGGTATATATTGATTGGGACAGAGGATGAATTGGGCCGCCGGTGCGGATCGGAATTCGGGCCTTTTTCTGACCCGCATAACAATCACCTACTACTAcaacatatattatttttattcctAAAATATCCTTATTTAAAAAACCACTTTCAATATTTTTGTGTTCAATTTTACAAACACTTATCTCatctaattaataaaatatatattaattttttatatttataaaccTAATAAACCTactatataaataataaatatttatatatatatgtgtgtgtgtgtgtgtgtgtgtaaatatcgagtaaattttttaaatttcccACTTGAAAATAGATTATAATTCGGATGGATTCAATCAATATCTAATCATCAGTCACTCGTCTTAATAATCTTGAATTTGGAATTTGTGGTAATTTCAATATACTTTCTTTTGTTAGAAGAGACGATTCTTTACATGTAAAGAGGGTCGTATTATTCAATCCAAACCCACGTTGGATTCCTGATATATATGCACTTCAAAATTTACCTTTCTTAGTATCAGCACTCGTAGTGACCTCTTGTCACAGCTTAGCCCACTTATGATATTGTCTGCATTAGCCCgaggcctcacggctttaaaacgtGTCACAGCGTACGACGTCCAGTCacactggctctgataccaaatgtcacggctCAGCCAACaagtgatattgtccgctttggcccgaaGCCTCATGgttttaaaacgcgtcacaaggtACGGCGCCCACATACACTGGCTCTcataccaaatgtcacggcccaacccacttgtgatattgtccgctttggtcCGAGGCCTCACGgttttaaaacgcgtcacaagaGATTGAtacacgctcatttaaatgctCAGCATCTCTCCCGTTGTTTAACAATGTGAGATTTCGCATAAGGGCCTTCTCACCCCCTCTTTCGAGACTCAGCGTCCTCGCTGAGGTTTGCCCCACCATCCCAAACCCACACAGAGTCGCtttgataccaaatgtcacggttcagtccacttgtgatattgtccagTTTTGCCCGAGGGTCCCGGCTTTAAAACGTGTCACAAGGGGTTGCTACATGCTCATTTAAATGCTCAGCATCTCTCACGTGGTTTAGCGATGTGGGATTTCGCCTAAAGGTCTTCACCCCCCTTTCGGGACTCAGCGTCCTCGCTGAGATTTGTCCCACCATTCCAAACTCACGCGaaatcgctctgataccaaatgtcacggtCCAGCCAatttgtgatattgtccgctttggcccgaggCCTCACAGCTTTAAAATGCGTCACAAGGGGGTGGAGGCCCTTAGGCGAAATTCCACATCGCTAAACAACAGGAGAGATgctgggcatttaaatgagcgtgtagcaaccctttgtgacgcgttttaaagtcGCGAGGCCTCGaaccaaagcggacaatatcacaagtgagGTGCCTCTTCACATGGGAGCAGAAAAGGATCATCAAACCTTTTCAGACCCTTTTTGGACGAGCTTCTAAACTAATGTGGAAAAGCGCATGGTGGCAAAAGTGATCCTCGTGTCATGAAAGGAAAGCCTCGGATGATTTGTTGGGCAAGGAGGAGGTGGCAACTTCGGTGGTTAGATTCGATCTTGTGGCACTGCCTTGCTCTCCCCGGGCTTGTACTCCCAGGAGAATGGAATGTTTCCTTGTGAGTGAACATTACTGCtcatcttggatagagttgggaGTTGGGATAAAGTTTTAGATGTGCATTTATAAACGGAGCTttgaaaaaatgaaatttttgttATTGGATGTTGTTCATGTACTTTATGTTCTTCAACGGCAAATATAGCTTAGGccacgcaaaaaaaaaaaaacgagactTTCCAAGAAAGGGATTGAtagatatataataaaaataaagattaaATAGGAGCAAGTTGTAAAAAGTTTTGTAagaaacatatatatatttattttaggtGGGAATCAAATGTATTGTCTcgttatataaaaaatatttttagataACGATTTATTATtagttatataaaaaatatttttaaataactaTTAAATGAGAGGGATTGATTATATGACTAGTTGTTATTAGTTTTGAATGATGACCGATAATAATATGCAATAAAATAACGAAAAGATAATGGTATGTGTCACCAATATTGGAAGACTCACGAAAACGACGCACATGTATTTATTTGTCTTCACACTTGCTTGATTCATCGAGTTGGTGAAATTGTTTACATGCATATTAACATTGAGAACAtgattaaaacaatttaatgtCAGTGTGCATAGGTCATGGACGTCAAAAAAATTAGTAACAACCTAGTAGAAATGCACAATTTGAAAAAATTTTGAATCGGTTCTAGTATGAATTTGTAATACAAGACTGAATTAAGCTCAAACACTCTTCTAAGTTATTGTCAAGATAATTTTGTTACGTTGAGTTTCGAATTCATTTTAACAAATGTGGATGATCTTGGTACCTCTCTCGAGTATTTCCGCAAGGGACGAGATGCAAGTTATCAcatcatatattatttgttgTTGATTTAAAAGTAGAGGTTaaacttaatatttatttttttaaatattgatagTGATAATGGTCATTTTCGGGCTTATATTAGATCGGAAagcattttattattattttaagcgCATATTTGTCATTGTTACACGAATCTTGTAAAACGGTCCAAACTAAATTGGATTTTTTGTTTAGGGTTTTTGAGATACACCGCTCCCTCTCCCTCTATAAAATCAACTAATCGTCGCCTCTTTTTAGCATCGTTGTGTAAGTGTATGAGCTTGTTTTATGCTCGATTGCTCCCTCTTGCTTCTCCAATTTCGGTTTTTTGTTTGACGGGATTTAATTTTCTTTcggatttaattttttttatttaaatgttggAGATGTAAACAAGGGTGAGTAGCGATGATTATAAAGTAATTCCTCGTTCTGAATGCTGTTGCCACAGCTTGACAGACTCTTTTACACCCATAGAATAGGAGCTACCACCTTTTTATATCTCTGTTTTCTATATATTTCgtttattttttgaatattatgTGTGTTTTGTCGGTGTGTTTTGTTGTTCCCTTTAATACGGTGCGTCAAAATTGACAATCAAAATGGTGATTGTGAACATAATGCTGTTGAAAACGAGATTGAAACCTTTGGATAAGAGgttttggtttgagaaaatcCATTGTTGTGGTAGGAAAAATACGTGCGGACAAGGGATTTCTACTTTCTGTATATATAAGTTTTTCAGATAAATTAGTGGATTTGTATGGAAGATTCCAAATTTTCTACTCCCTGATAAGCCCATCCAAAGGGAATTTACATGAGAAAGCGGTGGATGAAAGTAGACCCTAAAAAAGCTCATTAAGTGCCATTGTAGTTTTTAAGTAATGCGCCTCTTCACCtattacataataaaaaatTGGGTCTTGTTAATGAAATGAACCACTTCAATTTTTTTGATACAATTTTACTTTGAAATGCTCCAGAAATTTGAATCTGGGATTGAGTTTAGGTGATTGCAGTTATGCATGTACAATGATTGAATTATATTATATCAGTTGCGACCTATTTTATCTTACCAAGAGAGGTGTTTTGTTCAACTAATCGATTGGTTTAAAAGATCTTCAGCGTGCTTGCTTTTATTTCTACCTCGCACCTGGAATGGATTCTGTTAttttgtagttttttttttaatgaaaaattttaattagacGGAGTTGGTTTTGTAAAACAGCATAGCACATTTGCTATGCATATTTGGCCACTCCTCATATCAAGTTTTGGTGGTGTTTAAAGCCCAATTT is part of the Primulina tabacum isolate GXHZ01 chromosome 18, ASM2559414v2, whole genome shotgun sequence genome and encodes:
- the LOC142533278 gene encoding pre-mRNA-processing protein 40A isoform X2; translated protein: MASNPPSSGSQSLWPPPASGSMNSPGFASPYAMQFRPAAPAPQLPPFIPASATQQFHPVGQEQNLGAPHGQNHLPPYSQPTQQFLPRSGQHGLATPSSYGQTNMPITSGMPQPQATAHSHGISFSSSYTFAPSSFGLSQNIINAPPQFQPSSQITAPVGSSAGQPWLHSSQNTPLVVPLQQGSQQASAIGAPITAISGSSSSQQIGSDWQEYEAADGRRYYYNKITKQSCWEKPLELMSPLERADSLTVWKEFTTPEGRKYYYNKETKQSKWTIPDELKLAREQAEMTVAQRAHSELNTEQPSAAVNLSDSTTPPAPVVAAPTPVVAAPIGSDANTSSPLITEPLGIPAIKTSPTSAIGMSMGDNVNISPSEVPGSSGVPIILSNANSTPTASTENPSSHVISSSLDGASVQDIEEAKRGMAVAGKINVTSVEEKTEDEEPLIYANKQEAKNAFKSLLESANVEADWNWDQAMRVIINDKRYSALKTLGERKQAFNEYLMQRKKVEAEERRLRQRKAKEEFMKMLEESEELTSSTRWSKAVTMFEDDKRFKAVEKDAEREDIFRNYLVDLHKKERAKAQEEYRQSRLEFRQFLEACSFIKVDSQWRKVQDLLEDDEKCTRLDKIDRLDIFQDYIRDLEKEEDEQKKRQKEQLKRAERKNRDAFRKMMEEHVAVGTFTAKTHWRDYCQKVKDSVPYEAVAANTSGSTPKDLFEDVAEELEKKFDEDKVRIKDMLKLEKITISSTWTFEVLKSSIKDSIGSPSISDINLQLIFEDLIERARDKEEKESKKRKRLAKDFTDKLSTIKEINAASSWEECKELVEGSSEYRSMGEESFCMEIFDEYVSRLQEKIKEKERKREEEKAKKEKEREEKEKEKEKEKRKDKERREKERDKEDRDKDADREKEMDKGKDYSRKDEVESENMDVFESHGHRDDKKREKDKERRHRKRHQSQVDDASSDKDEKEETKKSRRHGSDRKKSRKHNYSPESDSESRHKRHKRDYHDGYRRNGGHEELEDGELGEYGEIQ
- the LOC142533278 gene encoding pre-mRNA-processing protein 40A isoform X3, with the translated sequence MASNPPSSGSQSLWPPPASGSMNSPGFASPYAMQFRPAAPAPQLPPFIPASATQQFHPVGQEQNLGAPHGQNHLPPYSQPTQQFLPRSGQHGLATPSSYGQTNMPITSGMPQPQATAHSHGISFSSSYTFAPSSFGLSQNIINAPPQFQPSSQITAPVGSSAGQPWLHSSQNTPLVVPLQQGSQQASAIGAPITAISGSSSSQQIGSDWQEYEAADGRRYYYNKITKQSCWEKPLELMSPLERADSLTVWKEFTTPEGRKYYYNKETKQSKWTIPDELKLAREQAEMTVAQRAHSELNTEQPSAAVNLSDSTTPPAPVVAAPTPVVAAPIGSDANTSSPLITEPLGIPAIKTSPTSAIGMSMGDNVNISPSEVPGSSGVPIILSNANSTPTASTENPSSHVISSSLDGASVQDIELFQEAKRGMAVAGKINVTSVEEKTEDEEPLIYANKQEAKNAFKSLLESANVEADWNWDQAMRVIINDKRYSALKTLGERKQAFNEYLMQRKKVEAEERRLRQRKAKEEFMKMLEESEELTSSTRWSKAVTMFEDDKRFKAVEKDAEREDIFRNYLVDLHKKERAKAQEEYRQSRLEFRQFLEACSFIKVDSQWRKVQDLLEDDEKCTRLDKIDRLDIFQDYIRDLEKEEDEQKKRQKEQLKRAERKNRDAFRKMMEEHVAVGTFTAKTHWRDYCQKVKDSVPYEAVAANTSGSTPKDLFEDVAEELEKKAKKEKEREEKEKEKEKEKRKDKERREKERDKEDRDKDADREKEMDKGKDYSRKDEVESENMDVFESHGHRDDKKREKDKERRHRKRHQSQVDDASSDKDEKEETKKSRRHGSDRKKSRKHNYSPESDSESRHKRHKRDYHDGYRRNGGHEELEDGELGEYGEIQ
- the LOC142533278 gene encoding pre-mRNA-processing protein 40A isoform X1, with amino-acid sequence MASNPPSSGSQSLWPPPASGSMNSPGFASPYAMQFRPAAPAPQLPPFIPASATQQFHPVGQEQNLGAPHGQNHLPPYSQPTQQFLPRSGQHGLATPSSYGQTNMPITSGMPQPQATAHSHGISFSSSYTFAPSSFGLSQNIINAPPQFQPSSQITAPVGSSAGQPWLHSSQNTPLVVPLQQGSQQASAIGAPITAISGSSSSQQIGSDWQEYEAADGRRYYYNKITKQSCWEKPLELMSPLERADSLTVWKEFTTPEGRKYYYNKETKQSKWTIPDELKLAREQAEMTVAQRAHSELNTEQPSAAVNLSDSTTPPAPVVAAPTPVVAAPIGSDANTSSPLITEPLGIPAIKTSPTSAIGMSMGDNVNISPSEVPGSSGVPIILSNANSTPTASTENPSSHVISSSLDGASVQDIELFQEAKRGMAVAGKINVTSVEEKTEDEEPLIYANKQEAKNAFKSLLESANVEADWNWDQAMRVIINDKRYSALKTLGERKQAFNEYLMQRKKVEAEERRLRQRKAKEEFMKMLEESEELTSSTRWSKAVTMFEDDKRFKAVEKDAEREDIFRNYLVDLHKKERAKAQEEYRQSRLEFRQFLEACSFIKVDSQWRKVQDLLEDDEKCTRLDKIDRLDIFQDYIRDLEKEEDEQKKRQKEQLKRAERKNRDAFRKMMEEHVAVGTFTAKTHWRDYCQKVKDSVPYEAVAANTSGSTPKDLFEDVAEELEKKFDEDKVRIKDMLKLEKITISSTWTFEVLKSSIKDSIGSPSISDINLQLIFEDLIERARDKEEKESKKRKRLAKDFTDKLSTIKEINAASSWEECKELVEGSSEYRSMGEESFCMEIFDEYVSRLQEKIKEKERKREEEKAKKEKEREEKEKEKEKEKRKDKERREKERDKEDRDKDADREKEMDKGKDYSRKDEVESENMDVFESHGHRDDKKREKDKERRHRKRHQSQVDDASSDKDEKEETKKSRRHGSDRKKSRKHNYSPESDSESRHKRHKRDYHDGYRRNGGHEELEDGELGEYGEIQ